Part of the Paenibacillus terrae HPL-003 genome is shown below.
AAAAGATTTCCCCAATGTATTGGATAGCTGGGCATCCCGGTTACATCCGGAGGATTATGACTGGGCATTGGCAGCGTTGGCAGATCATTTGCTGGATCATACCGGAAAAACTCCTTATGACATTCAGTATCGCTTAAAGCTGAAGCATGGCGAATACCGTTGGTTCCGCGCGACTGGAACGACCATTCGAGATCAGCAAGGAGTGCCACTGCGAATCGCAGGCGTTTTGTTGGATGTGCATGACCAAAAGATCAAGTCCGAGGAGCTGGAGGGCATGGTTACAAGGTATGACCTTGTTAACCGTGTATTATTCGAAGCTCCATACGACATCATCCTGGTTGACGGAGATTTAGAGAATCCAAATAGTGAATTTTGGTGGTCACCGCAATTCCGCAACACGCTGGGCTTTAGTAATGAGCAAGACTTCCCGAGTGTGCTTAGTAGCTGGAGCTCACGCTTGCATCCAGATGACGTTGAAATAGCGTTTAAAGCGTTGGCCGACCATTTGAATGATCTCTCAGATCGTACTCCTTATGAAGTAACTTGCCGCTTGCAGAATAAAAATGGCGAATATCGCTGGTATTATAACAGTGGGAGAAGCATACGTGACAGTAAGGGAGTGCCGATTCGCATGGCAGGTACCATCCGTGATGTAACGTTGGAGAAGCAAAAGCAAGCCGTTGCGGATGAATTGACCCTCAAAATACAGCATCTCTCGGATTCCATCTCGGAAATGGTGAATGGTGTCAACTCGGTTAGTAATCAGGCGCAGGAGCTGGCTACCGCTCAAGAGCAATCGACTGAGGCGGCTAACCAGGCTAAAGTCAGCGCAGAGGAGACACAAAACATTTCTAACTTCATTAAAGAGATTGCCAATCAAACGAATCTGCTTGGGTTGAATGCGGCTATCGAGGCATCCCGTGCGGGTGAACAGGGTCGCGGCTTTGCCGTAGTTGCTGATGAAGTAAGGAAGCTTGCCATTCACAGCGCCGATGCGACCGGAAATATTGAGACCAGCCTGGATGAAATGAAAAAACTCATCGAGCAAATTTTGCATAATATCGGCAACATGTCTACGCTGACACAGACACAAGCCGCATTAACACAGCAAGTCAATGCATCCACAGATGAAATCAACAGCATGTCCAAAGCATTGCTGGATTTTGCGAGAACTATGTAAGTAACATTGTAAGTAACATTCTTCTAAGCGTTGGTAAGAATTAGGCCGGGCGTAGTCCTGGTCTCTTTACTGATTTTGGAAAATGGATTATAATCCTCAAGAGTGACTCCGAAAGTTACAACTTACAACGATTTTGCGTGGAAAAGAGGAATACGCTTGAGCTTGATAAGTTCAATATTGGTGGGAATTGTTGCTCTGGAGCATGTGTACATTTTAATATTGGAAATGTTTTTGTGGACGACTCCACGGGCGATGCGCACGTTCGGCACCTCCAAGGAGCTGGCGGAAGTAACCAAGTCTCTGGCGGCAAATCAGGGATTGTATAACGGCTTTTTGGCTGCTGGATTGGTGTGGGGCTTGTACTACCCGGACGCTGTGATCGGCTGGCAAATTCAGCTGTTCTTTGTCATTTGCGTGGTGGTAGCTGCGGTGTATGGTGCATTGACGTCCAATAAGTCTATTTTATTGAAACAAGGGTTACCCGCCATACTGGCATTAATCAGTTTGCTGGTCTTCTGAAAGACACCCTAAACGGGTGTTTTTTTGCTAAATTCGATCACATAATGTCTGAATTCCTAATGACAAGGGGAATAGGTAGTTTTTAATTGATTGTAAATCCGATTATTCCGATTTATAATTTTTTTTATTACACACTTAGAGAACTCGGAGGCTAGAGACATGCGTCGTAATTGGACTGGTGTATTTGTATTAATCATATTAATGTTGGTGGTAAGTGCCTGCTCTGGCGGGAATCCCGGTTCTTCGTCTGCGACAAACGAAAGTGCAGCGAATACGAATGCTACAACAGCGGATAACGGGCAACCAAAGGATGGCGGCAGTCTGATCATCGGTGTACAAGCCGATCCGGTGGTGCTGAACCCGAACTATGCGGGGGATCGGGTGAGTCTGACGATAGATCAGGCGATATTCGCGCCTTTGTTTCAGGTGAATAATGGCAAGAAGACATTCTATTTGGCAGATAGCCTGACTCCTTCGACGGACAAGCTGACGTACACGCTGAAGCTGAAAAAGAATCTGACTTGGCATGATGGTCAAAAGCTGACGGCTGACGATGTGGTTTTCACGATTAATAAAATTTTGGACGAGAAGCAGCACAGCTTTTTGAGAAGTAATTTTATGATCAACGGCAAGCCGGTTCAGGTGAGCAAGGTTGATGATACAACGGTGGATTTCAAGCTTCCGCAGGCAGCTCCTGCTTTTGAAGCGGCGCTGGTACAGGTATCCCCGATTCCGAAGCATATTTTCGAGAACGAAGCGGATATTGAGAAAAGCACGAAAAACAACACTCCAGTCGGTTCCGGCCCGTTCAAGTTTAAAGAATACAAAACCGGTGAGTACGTGACGCTGGAACGGTTTGATAACTATTTTGGTGGCAAGCCGCATCTGGACTCTGTGACGTACCGAATCGTGAAGGATTCGAATGCTGCGAGCTTGGCGCTCCAGAATGGCGAAATCAATGTGAACTATCTGGACCCGCAAAACGTGGATACGATTAAGGCGACCGATAAGTTCGATATTTACCCTTATAGTGAAGGCCGCTTGGCTTACCTGATGTTTAATGAAAACAGCGATACCAAGCAGCTGAATAAAAAAGAAGTACGTCAGGCGCTCTCATACGCGCTGAATCAGGATGAGTTGATTCAGGTATCTTATGGCTCCAAGGATTATGCGGATACTGCGAAGTCTGCACTGACACAGGACGTGCTGTATCACACGAATGATGTTCCATTTTTCAATAATGATGTGAACAAGGCGAAGGAACTACTGAAATCGGCTGGAGCTGAAGGACTGAAACTGCGCATTATTATTCCGGGCGGTAATAAGGTGCAAGAGGCACAAGCGCTGTACATTCAGCAGAAGTTGAAGGACATCGGCGTTCAGTTGGATGTAAACAGCATGGATTCCTCGGCTTGGTCGCAAAAATTCGTCGATACGAATGCCAAGGACTTCGATCTGGCGATCAGCGGCTATATCATGGGTTATGACCCGGATGCGTACCGTATCTTGTACAGCACCGGATCGTCCTCCAACTATTCGCATTATTCCAACAAAGAAGTGGATAAGTTGATGGAAGAAGGCGCGGCGGAGTCGGATACGACCAAACGTGGAGAAATCTACAAAAAGGTACAGGAGATTTTGGCTGATGATGCAGTTATCTACCCGATTGCTTATACCAAAACGATTGTAGCATTCGACAAGCAGTATGGCGGCATTGATCAGGCTGTGCTGAAACCGGTCGTAATTTTCGAAGATTTGTCCAAAATTTATCACAAATAAGACAGGGTTTTCAAAAAATAAGCTGGGAGAACCAGCTTATTTTTTTCGAGAACAGCAAGGGGAAGAGAAACGTATGAGACAACTCATCGCCAGAAGATTGCTGCAAGTTATACCGATGCTATTTTTCGTATCCATCGTCTGCTTCGGCCTGATCAAGCTGGCTCCAGGTGATCCGGTTCTCTCTTTTGTTACACCGAATATGCATCTGGAAGATATCGAACGTATGAGGCACAGCTTGGGGCTGGATCAGCCTGCTTATGTGCAGTACATGTTATGGCTCAAAAAAAGTCTCACAGGTGATTTGGGCTACTCGCTGATTAATCACCAGCCTGTACTGGATCAAATTCTGGATCGTCTCCCAGCTACCGCTGGATTAATGGGCGCATCCATCATACTGGCTGTTCTGATTGCGATTCCACTCGGCTTGACGGCTGCGGCCAACCGGAACCGCTGGATCGACAAGCTGATTAACCTGATGTCGTACATCGGGATTTCTGTACCGCTGTTTTGGCTCGGCATTTTGCTTATTTATTTGTTTGCTATTTATCTGCATTGGCTTCCAAGTACGGGGATGCGGACCATTGGAACGGACTCGGCGCTCGATGTGATCAAGCATGGGATTTTACCGTGTTTTGTACTGGCCTTCGGGTTTTTATCTGTGTATGTGAGGTATATCCGTTCCAGTACAATAACGCAGCTCAAGGAAGAATATGTGCAGATTCAATATGCGTTCGGGTCTGGAAAACGACTGGTTTTATTTCGGCATGTGCTCAAGCATGTGCTGTTGCCTATCATTACGCTGCTCGGTATGTCGGTTGCAGATCTGGTAGCCGGAGCCATTGTGACCGAGACGGTATTTTCCTGGCCGGGCATTGGCTCGCTGGGCATGACGGCGGTAAAAGGGATGGATTATCCCGTTATCATGGGCATTACACTGTTTTCCGCCCTGCTGCTGATCCTGGGCAATCTGCTAGCGGATATTTTATACAGCATCGCGGACCCGAGAATTAAATCAACGAGGTGAACTCATGAATCGGAGCAAATGGCGCAACATCGGGATCGAGCTGATGACGAGCAAAATGGGTGCCGCAGCCCTCATTATATTGATCGTATTCTCGCTGGGGGCAATCTTCGCTTTTTTGTCGCCGCAGGACCCGAACAAGCTGAACGTGCTGGAACGACTCCAACCGCCAGGAGCGGTACACTGGTTTGGAACGGATGACTACGGCCGAGACTATTTTACAAGGGCGCTGTACGGCGGTCGTGTATCTTTGCTGGTGGGCTTCGCATCCATGATTATTGCGACCAGTATTGGCGCAGTAGTAGGCATTGTAAGCGGCTATTTCGGCGGATGGATTGATAATTTGCTCATGCGGATTTTGGAGCTGATCATGTCGATTCCGTCTTTTTTGGTTATTTTGCTGTTGAGTGTGTTTTTGAAGCCGGGCGTCGGCAATATTATTGTCATTATCGCTCTGCTGATGTGGATGAATATTGCCCGGGTGGTTCGGGCAGAGACGATGACGTTGCGGGAACGGGAATATGTGCTGTACGCCAAAGCTTCGGGACAAAGTACGTTTGGCATTATTCTCAAGCACATCGTTCCCAACCTGATTCCGGTGATTATCGTAGGGGCGACGAATAATATCGCTTCAGCCATTATGATGGAATCATCACTGAGCTTCCTCGGCTTTGGTGTGCAACTGCCGAACGCTACTTGGGGCAGTATGCTGAATAATGCCCAAGGATATATTGCACAGGCGCCATATATGGCGTTATTTCCGGGGCTGCTTATTTTATTGACCGTACTGAGCTTTAATGTTTTGGGGGATGTGCTGCGTGTAGGCTTTGAACCCAAGCTGGTGAAACGATGATTCACAGCTACAAGACCCATTACAAATGGCTCCAGGAGCGACGGAAAGGAGCGAAAATACAATGACTGAACATCTGCTGTCTGTCGACCAACTGGAGGTTTCCTTTTTCACTCGTGAGGGGGAGAATCAGGCGGTTCGAGGGGTTAGCTTTCATATTGATGCTGGAGAAACGATAGGAATCGTAGGAGAATCCGGTAGCGGTAAAAGCGTTACAGCCAAAGCCATCATGTCCATGATTGCCCCGCCGGGCAAACGGCTGAATGGCGATATCCGCTACCGGGGAGAAAGTCTGACGGCTCTAGCGGAAAAGCAATGGCGCAAAATACGCGGGAACCAGATTGCGATGGTCTTTCAGGACCCGATGACCTCGCTGAACCCGGTCAAGAAGGTCGGCTATCATCTGGTCGAGGTGATACGCAGACACCGGGGACTGAGCAAGGAGGCGGCTACGAAAGCCGCAGTGGAATTGCTGCGACAGGTGGGGATTACCGAGCCGGAGCACCGGATGAACCAATACCCGCATCAATTCAGCGGGGGGATGCGTCAGCGGGTAATGATCGCGATGGCGCTGTCGTGCAGCCCGGAGCTGCTGATTGCTGACGAGCCGACCACAGCGCTGGACGTGACGATCCAGGCGCAAATTCTGGAGCTGCTCAAGACGTTGAAGCAGCAATCCGACATGGCGATTGCCCTGATCACCCATGATTTGGGCGTCGTCGCCCAGGTGTGCAGCCGTGTCATCGTGATGTACGGCGGCATGGTGATGGAGGAGGGGCGCGTGGACGATATCTTTTATCGTCCGGCCCACCCGTATACGCAGGGCCTACTGCGCTCTGTACCGCAGCGCACGAACGGCTTCCGCGAGCGGCTGGTGCCGATTGAGGGCACGCCGCCGGACCTGCTGGACCCGCCGTCCGGCTGTCCGTTCATGGAACGGTGCCCTCATGCCTTTGCCCGCTGTGTAGAGCGGCCACCAATGGTGGAGCTTCGCCCGGATCAGCGGGCGGCCTGCTGGCTGAACGGGCCGGACGCTGTGCCTGCCGGAGTTTACGAGACGCCCGAAGCGGGCCATGCGGAAGGGAGGGGTTAACGTGAGTGAAGCGAGCAATGCAATGGGCGAAAGTCAGCCCTTGGTGGAGGTACACCAGCTTAAGAAGCATTTTGTAACAGCCAAGGATCTGTTAGGGCGCAGCTCCGAGGTGCTCAAGGCAGTTGACGGCGTGAGCTTCCAGATCAAGCGTGGTGAGACGTTCGGACTGGTCGGCGAGTCGGGCAGCGGTAAATCGACGGTTGGACGCTGCCTGACGCGGTTATACGATTATACGGAAGGCATGGTGCGCTTTGACGGTCAGGATATTTCCAAACTGAACGATAAGCAGCTCAAGCCGCTGCGTCGGCGCATTCAGAGCATTTTTCAGGACCCGTATTCCTCTCTTAATCCGGGTATGAACGTGCTTGAACTGATTGGCGAGCCGATGGACATCCATAGATTGCATCAAGGAAGTGAGCGTAAAGACGCAGTTGTGGCTTTACTTGAAAAGGTAGGGTTGAAGCGGGAGCATTTGTACCGCTACTCGCATGAGTTCAGTGGCGGACAACGCCAGCGTATTTCTATCGCGCGTGCTTTATCCGTGAATCCCGAGTTCATCGTCTGCGATGAGCCAATCTCAGCGCTGGATGTGTCTATCCAGGCGCAGGTCATTAACACGCTGGAGGATCTCCAGCAGGAATTCGGGCTGACGTATCTGTTCATCGCCCATGATTTGTCGATGGTGCGGCATATTTCAGATCGGATCGGAGTAATGTACCATGGACGATTGGTAGAGGTAGCTGATGCAGATGAGCTGTATGAGCAGCCGGCTCACCCTTATACGCAGGCGCTGTTGTCCTCCATTCCCGTGCCTGACCCGAGAGCGGTCGGAGAGCGGGACGGTTTTGGGGAGGGGATCGCCCAACCAAACGGTTCTTTGGCATGGGACAAGGACGGTGAGAGTGCCACTGAGCTGCGTGAAATCAGCCCTGGCCATTATGTAGCGTACCCGGTTAACCGTTAGGTTAAGGCTGGTGTACGATGTACGTGATCAACAAGGAGGCGAAAAACGATGACTGAATCGACGAAAAGAGTACGTATTTCCCAATGGGACGCGCTCATGCTGGAATCTTTACGCGCATTAGGCTGGTCTGATGAGGAGCTAATCCGTCGGGTGCAGCACAATGAACTGCCGTCGGATGGACAGTCCGATTTTGATTATGCAGAGCTTGCCACTGGGCTGGCGTCCAAAGAGCCGGAGATTTTTGCAAGCGCCGTAGCTGACGGATATCAGATCAAGTACAACACGATACGGGGCATCCGTTCATGGATTGCCGCTGCGTTTGGGCGGGAGCCTGAGCTGTCACTGGAGGAAGGAAGCGAAGCCGTTACGACCGAACTGACGCAAGCCCAGTATGACCGGCTGGAGCGTGTGCTGTCGCTTGGTTGGTCGATACAGGAATTACTTCCTGCGACTGGTGATGTTGCGGGATTGTACCGGATTGTGCCTGCTGCCCAGATCAAAAGGTAATTTTGTAGGGTTCGTTCTGCAAAATCAAGAGAAGTGGAAGGCCGTAATTAAATGTTACCATAAGATATAACCTTTCTGGATAATACTTTTTTTCGTTTTTATTAGAAACTAATTGGGCCGATACGAGAGTGTCTAAGTCGATCTAGGTGCCGCGGTTTAGACGCTCTCGCTCTTACCCACCTACGGAGCAAGGTTAAAGGTTGAGAATCGGATTTAGAAGGTATGAGGGATTGTGTGCACTACGCTATTCATAATGCCTATGTGCGGTATCTAGAAAGGCATAGTTCGTTTTGATTTATTTTTGTTCATCAGGGATATCAATAAAGAAATTTGTTGGATCAACTGGTTTTTGTCCTAGGTTTATTTCCTTCCCATTATTATCAATGAAACTGTAACTGATTTCTCCAATGGTTGCCATGAAGTTAAAATGGGCTACTCGATTTTGAATCGTAGGTTTCTGACCATCTTGTTCTAACAATTTATAAGGCAAAAATGATAGACCATTGCTTTCCTTTTTGGTTGAGTCAGAGTGTGCCGTCCATATTAATTCAACCCGATCGTTGTTAATTTTATAGTAAGAAATTACATCCATTTCCTGAATGAAAAACGAATCTGATTTGCCTTCAGGAAAATAATAGTCTGTGTTCAGATTTTCGTACCCTTTGGGTGTAAATTCTTTCAAGTTGCTAACTTTAGGAAGTTTGATTGCTGCTCCTCTGGATACATTAAGCTTATCCGATGTATATTTGTTTTTTATTTCATTGCTTGCCTTTGCTACATAGACCGTTTGGGATTTTGGATTCCAGGAGACATACGCACCGGATGAATCGGCTATAAATCGCAGAGGGACCATAACCCGTCCGTTTCTCAAAGTTGTGGCAACAGGCAATGTTATTTTTTTTGAACCAATGGTTGTATTTTTTTGTCCAACTTTCAAAATTGTTTTTTTACCGCTACGGTCTATTACTACTGTCTTAGTAGTATTATTCCATGCAATGGATACCCCAGGTAAATTTTGAACAGCATTTAATGGAACCATCGTAGTCCCATGAGATTGATAAGCATCTTCAGAGGGTATACTTGAATTATTTACGATAACATGTGCCGAAGAAGCTCGTGCTGCTCCCGTACCTAAAGTAAGGCTCAAAATAGATATACATGCAATTTTTAAGACGAAGTTCATTGTTTGTACCTCCGTAAATGTATTTGTTGTTATAGATGAATAAAAAAAGAGAAAAGTTGCATCTATTTCATATTTATTCCATAAAATGGATTGAATGAACCGATTCCGTGATTCTTCTTACTGGTGATGATCCCTATTCTTATAGTATCTACCACGCTTGCTTTGCTCCTGATCTTTCTTTGAACCAATACAACCCCGGCAAGCAAAAAACAGGAAGCTCTTATTCATGAGCTACCTGTTTTTTTGAATTTTATTTTATGCTGGATCTAATTTTGTACTCAATGGAGCATAGTTGAATTATCCCCTACACTTATATAGGAGTTGGGCGCTGTAACTACACAATCTGAACATAAATTTTTTTCTGGATCAAGAAAAAAAACCTGCTTTATCCGATATTTATTCGGAATTGTGTACAAGGCACGAGAAGAGTCGAATTAAGGAGTATATTCGATTGTACAATTAACATCGACCACAGCAAAAGTGAAATAAGCTGTCTCCGGTAGAGCGACCGAAGCAGCTTATTGCCAAGGATTCTTTGTTTTTTGCGATAAGCTCAAGGAGTTTAGTTTTCATGCTCTGGACGGCATCTTTTTTTGGCATAAGGATAAATTTACTTAATCGTTTAATATCCTGATCGAAATATTGAAAAAAATTGCATTCATGGCTTATATGTCGGATTTGGTTTGGGCAAGCTGTACTAATTTCTATACAGAGATAAAATTCTTATATTAGCAAAAAATAATTTTGATTTATTTTGTAACTATTTCCAATTTACTGGCGAAATCCACTGAAATTCCGTGAAGGATCTGGGCGATATGGGGAAGCTACTAAAGACTAATTGTATGCTGGCATGGGGGCAAGCTTGAGGGGGTTCTGTTGCTAAAAGGGACGGGATAAAGTTTGGCCGACACAAAAAAATCAAGTCTGGAGTATACTCAGGTTTACGAAAAATGGAAAGCTGGTGATCTTATCGGAGTCGCAGCCATGAATGAATTGGGCATGCCGAAGACAACCTTTTACCGATACGTAGCCGAGTATGAAACGCATTGTAAAAACGGATCAAACCGATGGAATAGTTACATGTGTGTTTATTTTATGGAATATGAATACAAATATTGTATAATAATTGTAAACCAGTGAGGGGAGAAAACTATGCTAAAGACTTATTATCCAATTATCCTTATTTGGGTAGGTTTCTTGGCCACCTTAACGCTGCGAATTGTATATCATCCATCAATTTTTATTTATGATTGGTTAATGGGCTCATACGCTATTCGCTTAGTTGGTAGGACGATATACCAAAAATACCAGGATAATCAGAGGACCAGTATTATAACTGATACGATTGTAGAAGTGATTATGGTTATAATTTCATTCGGAGTTATCATTTTTATCTTTATGTCACAAGAAACATGGATGCATAAGTTGCTTTTTCTAATCGGAGAATCCTATTTCCTCATTTACAGCGGCATAACTTTTAAAGAAATCATAAAAAAAGGGCGGAATTGATCGAGGCCACTGAAAAAGTCTCTGCAATAAAATACGAGAAAAAAACGAGCCTCTAGAATCGCTTCTAAGGCTCGTTTCGCGTTCCGGGAATCATATTTGACCCCCTAAAAATGTTGAATTTCTAAAAATTAAGTGGTTTTTCAGTGGCCTTGAATTGATCCGCCCCTTTTTTTATGATTAACTGCTTAGACTGCTTCATAGGAGACTGTCGTATAGTAAGTGTAGTATCCCATTGTCGGGCCTTCATGCCATTCCATCCAAATTGTTGATACTACTTTGAATCGGGTGTATTGTCTGGGATTATCGACTAGATTTTGCAACAAACCTACAAAATTCTGTCTTTCAGTATAGGTGTTAATATCCTTAAGAAGCGCTGCACCAGCTACAACTGTAGTAATTGCCCCCAACCATGCTACAATCACAGGTGGAATTTTTGCTTTAAGGGCGTTAGAACAAAGTTTATAACCAAATGCACCAATTGCGTATCCTAATGTCGAAGCGGATTTTCCAGCATATTGTTCGATCATTTCCTTTAATTGATCTTTTGAAAGATAGGTTGCGTGTTGAGAATGAACTTGTGCCATAATTTATTACCTCCCGATTTTTTATAAGAGAACTGATAGAGTCGCTGACATCTAAATGGCTCCACATTTTTTTGATATCAGTCTTCAATTCCCTTTCATTTATGTAGGTGATTTAAGGCTGCAAGTTACAACCAAATCATGGAAATGGCGAAGACATAAATTTTTCTGATTCATGTACTTTGCTCGATTATCCCCTACACTTATATAGGAGTTGGGGGCTGTAACTACACAACCTGAACATAAATTTTTTCTGGATCAAGAAAATTCCCCTCTATGCAAGAAGAGTTGAGGAGTATACCCCAACCTCGACCACAGCAAAACTAAATAAGCTGCTCCCGGTAGGGCACCGGAAGCAACTTATCGCCAAGGCCTTTTTATTTTTTCATGATGAACTCAAGAAGTTCTGTTTTCATACTCTGGATGGCATCCTCTTTTTGCATACGAATAAATTTACTTAATCGCTTAATATCTTGATCGAAATATTGAAAAATTGCATTCATGGCCTCTACATCGGATTTTGTTTGGACAAGTGCTACTAATTTCATAAACTCATCATCTGACATAAATCGTGAAGCGCCTTCTTTTTCCATTTGTTCACCGCCTGTTGTGTAATATGGAGTTCCCTGGCAACTTGGACTTCCGTTTTATCTTTTATGTAAATTTCATAGATGACTTTTTTGCTTACCTCTGACCTTAATCTATTAATATATGATTGCACCATTAATTTGTTATCAGACTCTTCGGAAAAAGAGGATTGAAAGAGATTAGGCTTGGATTCTAAAGAAATTTCACGTTTTCGGTCGCGTTTTGTACGATATTGCATTCGCCAAGCAATTCTGTAAAGCTCACGTCGATAATCTTCAATAGCACCCATCGGAAATTTCCTCCTTATATTCATATGCGTACACATAAGGTAGGGAGTTATCAAAATCAATATAACAACCAATTTATAGAATCAACTTTCTTTTTTTAGCGAATATAATATAATTTTGAATTATTTTGGAACTATTTGAGATTTCCTTGAAGAAGCTGCTGAAATTCCGTGAAGGATCCAGGCGATATGGGGAAGCTGTTGGAGGATCGATTCCTTAGTATTGCTGGCATGGGGAGCCGAACAGGAACGGAAAAAGAACTGTGCCCGGCAAGCGTAAGGGATCGCTGTTGCTAAAAAAGAATGGGTGAAGTTTGTAAGGCCTAGTAGACAGAACGGGCCAGAATTTATCCGGATGTACGATAAGTGAAAATAAGGGGGCATTTATGGTAGTCGAATTCACACGTGGACTAGACATGGGAAAAACGAGTTTTTGTGATATAGTTTTCATACATACTGAGATAAGAGAGTTGAGGTGCAGCATGACAACACTACAAATTGTCGATCCAGTCGTCAATCCTGAGTTACGCGCGTTTCAGGCAGGCGCTGAGGATCAGGAGCAGGTACAGGAGTTAATTCTAGAGACTGCCAGATGGCTGCACAGCAAGGGTTCCACTCAATGGGGCAACTTATTGAAAGGAAAGGATGATCATAATCTGGGAGGAGCTATTTCGCGCGGAGAAGTGATCATTTTCCGAACATCAGAGGGGCACCTCTTGTCAGGCTCCATGATTTTGCAACAGCAGCCCAGTCCGTGGGACCGTAA
Proteins encoded:
- a CDS encoding GNAT family N-acetyltransferase; this translates as MTTLQIVDPVVNPELRAFQAGAEDQEQVQELILETARWLHSKGSTQWGNLLKGKDDHNLGGAISRGEVIIFRTSEGHLLSGSMILQQQPSPWDRKLWGLNEADSERGTAIYLHRLVVDRHNTGKGLGRELVQWIEKGIRFTGKDRIRLDCIAGNDKLSQFYRQCGYTHIGETGGYNIFEKMLTEV
- a CDS encoding helix-turn-helix domain-containing protein, encoding MEKEGASRFMSDDEFMKLVALVQTKSDVEAMNAIFQYFDQDIKRLSKFIRMQKEDAIQSMKTELLEFIMKK